CCATGTGTGCGGCCCACCGAAAAAATCAGTTAGCGACCATTCGAGGATTACTTAAGGAAGGAACGCCATTTATTTGCGTCACGACGCAACTCATTGAAGCCGGTGTGGATGTGAGCTTTAAATGTGTGATTCGCTCACTTGCTGGTCTTGACTCAATTGCTCAAGCAGCTGGGAGGTGTAATCGACATGGAGAGGACCAGCTTCGACAGGTGTATGTCATTGATCATATGGAGGAGAAGCTGTCGAAGTTGAAAGAAATTGAAGTGGGGAAAGGGATTGCCGGAAACATTCTAACTAGATTTAAAAAGAAACCTGAAAAATATGAAGGAAGCATACTCTCTCAAGCGGCCATAAGTGACTATTTCCTTTATTACTATCGTAAAATGGACGCTAATTTAAATTATTACGTAAAAGAAGTTGATAAGGAAATGACAAAGCTCCTCATGTCTCTCAATAAGGAAAATAGCTATGTGACCTACTATCAAAAGAAGACTGGTACGGCTTTTCCACTCCTGTTAAATGGCAGTTATAAAACGGCAGCCGACCATTTCCATGTGATCGATCAGAAGACAACATCGGTTATCGTTCCTTATGGAGAAGGGCAAGACATCATTGCGCAACTTAACAGTGATGAGTGGCTTGATGACTTATCGAAAGTATTGAAAATAGCACAACAGTATACCGTTAACCTTTATTCTCAGGAGATGGCATGTTTGATAAAGGAAGGCGCCATCGTGATGCATTTAGACGGCATGATTTATGAATTAAAAGAAGGTTGGTATAGCGACGAGTACGGAGTCGATTTGACAGGAGAAGGGGGAATGGGGTTTATGTCATGGTAAAAAGCCTATCTTGTACCTACTAAATTCTTAATTGAATCCACGTTAATAGCGATCTTGATCTTAAAAAGATGATAAAGTCCTTTAAATGAGTCGATTTCATAATGCTGTTTTTAAAAAAGCAATAACACGAATGATATGCAATAACTTTCATTTAATATGCGGATGATAAAACGAACTTTCAATCAATGGGGGTTTGCGTTCTTCTTTCACTGATTGTTAGTTGAGTCAATCGGGACATTAGTGTCCGTTACCTTCCGCCTAAATAGATTTAGCTCTCTCCTCTCTATTTTGAGCCGGGAGTTTTATGGACGCTTATCTGTGATAAAAAGTGACCGAAATGTAAGACGGCGACTCCCTGAGGGTTGAGCGCAGTCTGAAGTGAATGTCACAATCATTGTTCGAATTTTGACATTCATTTAAATAAGAACTGTGTTTAATATGATAATTCAATAACAAGTAAGTACACCCATCATCTAATCTATATATAAGTAGTGCAGATTAGATGGTGATACGACATGAAGTTAAACAAAACAGTGACAGTGAGTGTAAAAGGAGACCTTCTCCATGTCAACGTTATATTAAAAATAGCTAAAACATGCGAAAAAAGGATGAGTTAGCTCGAATATGTAGCAGTCTGATATGAAAAGTAGATGTCAGGCTGCCCATCTTATTTTAACGAGGAGGTGAAACTAACCTATGAAAAACGACTTTGAATTTGAATTATTCGGTGATTACGCCCTCTTTACGGATCCCCTCACGAAAATTGGCGGGGAGAAGCTCTCGTATAGTGTGCCGACGTACCAGGCGCTCAAGGGAATTGCTGAAAGTATTTACTGGAAGCCGACGATTATGTTTGTCATTGACGAGCTTCGTGTTATGAAGCCGATTCAAATGGAATCCAAAGCCGTTCGTCCCATTGACTATGGCGGAGGGAACACGCTTGCTAATTATACGTACTTAAAGGACGTTCATTACCAAATCCGCGCCCATTTTGATTTTAATCTTCACCGCCCAGATTTGGCATTCGACCGGATAGACGGTAAGCATTACAGCATTTTGCAACGTTCGTTAAAAGCAGGGGGGCGTCGAGATATTTTCCTTGGCACCAGAGAGTGCCAAGGGTATGTGGCGCCATGTGAGTTTGGAAGTGGGACTGGCTTTTACGATGGGAAGGGTCAACATCATTTAGGGACGATGGTTCACGGGTTCAACTATCCTGATGAGACAGGACAAAATCAGCTAGATGTCCGTTTATGGTCTGCCCTTATGGAGGACGGCTACATAAAGTTCACAAGGCCGGAAAAGTGTCCGATTGTTCGTCCGGTTAAAGAGATGGAGCCGAAAGTATTTACTTCAGAAAATGTTCAATCGGCTGAACAATTACGCCATGAGTTAGGAGGTGAGTGAGATGAGTTGGTTGCTTCACTTATATGAAACATATGAAGCGAATCTTGATCAAGTAGGGAAAACCGTGAAGAAGGGTGAAAATCGGGAGTATACATTGTTGCCAGTGTCTCATACGACGCAAAATGCCCACATTGAAGTGACGATTGATGAAGATGGGGACTTTCAAGAGGCACGGGTACTAAGCAAAGAAAGCACCTTAATTCCTTGTACGGATGAAGCGGCTAGCCGATCAGGTTCAAAAGTGGCACCATATCCACTTCACGATAAGTTAAGCTATGTGGCTGGTGATTTTATCAAGTACGGCGGGAAAGTTAAAAAACAAGACAACGTTCCTTTTGATGCCTATATCAATCAATTAGCTGAATGGGCCAATTCGCCGTATGCGACGGAGAAGGTGTCGTGTATTTATACGTATTTGAAGAAAGGCCGATTAATTGAAGACTTGGTCAATAAGAAGGTGCTTGTCCTTGATGCAAACGAGCAATTGATTGAAAAATGGGACAAGACATACGAAAAGACATTCGGTGAAAAACCGGCGATTTTTTCAAGCGGGGCTACTGACCAATCTAGCGCCTTTGTAAGGTTTAATGTCTTTCATCCTGAGTCGTTAGATGACGTATGGAAAGATACAGACATGTATGATTCTTTCATCGCTTATTATCGTGACAAATTAGGTGAAGAGGATATTTGTTACGTGACAGGCAAGCGGCTTCCAAGTACAGAGCGGCATGCCAACAAAATACGCCACGCGGCAGATAAGGCCAAATTAATATCGGCCAATGATAATACGGGCTTTACATTCCGTGGCCGATTTAAAACAAGTAGAGAAGCGGTAGGTATTAGCTATGACGTGTCTCAAAAGGCTCATAATGCCTTAAAGTGGCTTATCCATCGTCAAGGTAAAACGATCGATAATCGGGTATTTCTCTTCTGGAGTAATGACAACAGCCCAGTTCCTAACTTAGATGACGATGCGATGGATATTATGGCTCATGCAAATAGAGAAATGGAAAAAGACCCAGATACGGGAGACATTTTTGCTAGTGAAGTCAAAAAAGCCATCGCAGGGTATCGCCATGACTTAAACTACCAACCTGAGGTTAACATTCTCTTGCTGGATTCTGCCACAACGGGAAGAATGGCAGTCCTTTATTATCGGAATCTAAATAAAGAACTCTATTTAGAGCGTTTAGAACAGTGGCACGAGACATGCGCATGGGAGCATCGGTATCGTAAGGATGAAAAGAATTTTGTCTCATTTTATGGTGCTCCAGCAACGAAGGATATTGCGTTTGCTGCTTACGGTCCAAGGGCCAGCGAAAAAGTCGTCAAAGGGTTAATGGAACGCATGCTCCCTTGTATCGTTGATAAACGCCCCATTCCAAAAGACATTGTCAGAAGTGCTTTTCAACGAGCATCAAACCCCGTCTCAATGGAGCGTTGGGAATGGGAGAAAACATTAAGTATCACGTGTGCGCTCATTCGAAAGATGTATATGGAGAAAAAGGAGGAATGGACTGTGCCACTAGATAAACAGTCGACGGATCGTAGTTACTTGTTTGGGCGTTTACTAGCTGTTGCCGATGTACTAGAGAGAGGGGCGCTCGGTAAAGAAGAAACGAGAGCAACCAATGCCGTTCGCTATATGAACTCTTATTCAAAGAACCCTGGCCGTACTTGGAAAACGATTCAGGAAAGCTTACAGCCATATCAAGCTAAATTGGGGACAAAGGCGACCTATTTATCAAAACTAATTGACGAGATTAGTGACCAATTTAGTGTAGAAGATTTTAATAACACGCCTTTAACTGAAAAATATTTGCTAGGTTTTTATAGCCAACGTCGTGACTTATATAAGAAAAAAGAGGAGGAAACAAACTGATGAGTACACTTGACCACAAAATTGATTTTGCTGTTGTTGTATCTGTTTCTAAAGCGAATCCAAACGGGGACCCGCTTAACGGCAATCGGCCGCGCCAAAACTACGATGGACATGGAGAAATCTCCGATGTGGCGATTAAACGTAAAATACGTAATCGTTTACAGGACATGGGAGAAGCTATATTTGTCCAGTCTGATGATAGAAAGGTAGATGATTATAAAAGTTTACGAGATCGGGCAGACGCTCACCCAGAGTTGGCGAAAATGTTGAAAGCGAAAAATGCATCTGCTGATGAGTTTGCAGAAATAACTTGTCAACAGTGGATGGATGTTCGTAGCTTTGGACAAGTATTTGCCTTTAAAGGGTCTAACCTATCCGTCGGCGTCCGTGGACCTGTTTCCATCCATACAGCGACGAGCGTAGATCCAATTGATATCGTCAGCACTCAGATCACGAAAAGTGTTAACTCTGTTACTGGGGAAAAACGTAGCTCTGACACAATGGGTATGAAGCATCGTGTTGACTTTGGCGTTTATGTGTTTAAAGGAAGTATTAATACACAATTAGCTGAGAAAACGGGCTTCACAAATGAGGATGCTGACAAAATCAAGCAAGCTCTCATCACCCTTTTTGAGAATGACAGTTCTTCCGCTCGCCCTGATGGCAGTATGGAAGTCTATAAAGTGTACTGGTGGGAGCATGCTTCAA
The Salipaludibacillus sp. LMS25 DNA segment above includes these coding regions:
- the cas7c gene encoding type I-C CRISPR-associated protein Cas7/Csd2 codes for the protein MSTLDHKIDFAVVVSVSKANPNGDPLNGNRPRQNYDGHGEISDVAIKRKIRNRLQDMGEAIFVQSDDRKVDDYKSLRDRADAHPELAKMLKAKNASADEFAEITCQQWMDVRSFGQVFAFKGSNLSVGVRGPVSIHTATSVDPIDIVSTQITKSVNSVTGEKRSSDTMGMKHRVDFGVYVFKGSINTQLAEKTGFTNEDADKIKQALITLFENDSSSARPDGSMEVYKVYWWEHASKLGQYSSAKVHRSLKVESEIETPKTINDYRIELDELADLNVDVIDGQ
- the cas5c gene encoding type I-C CRISPR-associated protein Cas5c gives rise to the protein MKNDFEFELFGDYALFTDPLTKIGGEKLSYSVPTYQALKGIAESIYWKPTIMFVIDELRVMKPIQMESKAVRPIDYGGGNTLANYTYLKDVHYQIRAHFDFNLHRPDLAFDRIDGKHYSILQRSLKAGGRRDIFLGTRECQGYVAPCEFGSGTGFYDGKGQHHLGTMVHGFNYPDETGQNQLDVRLWSALMEDGYIKFTRPEKCPIVRPVKEMEPKVFTSENVQSAEQLRHELGGE
- the cas8c gene encoding type I-C CRISPR-associated protein Cas8c/Csd1 translates to MSWLLHLYETYEANLDQVGKTVKKGENREYTLLPVSHTTQNAHIEVTIDEDGDFQEARVLSKESTLIPCTDEAASRSGSKVAPYPLHDKLSYVAGDFIKYGGKVKKQDNVPFDAYINQLAEWANSPYATEKVSCIYTYLKKGRLIEDLVNKKVLVLDANEQLIEKWDKTYEKTFGEKPAIFSSGATDQSSAFVRFNVFHPESLDDVWKDTDMYDSFIAYYRDKLGEEDICYVTGKRLPSTERHANKIRHAADKAKLISANDNTGFTFRGRFKTSREAVGISYDVSQKAHNALKWLIHRQGKTIDNRVFLFWSNDNSPVPNLDDDAMDIMAHANREMEKDPDTGDIFASEVKKAIAGYRHDLNYQPEVNILLLDSATTGRMAVLYYRNLNKELYLERLEQWHETCAWEHRYRKDEKNFVSFYGAPATKDIAFAAYGPRASEKVVKGLMERMLPCIVDKRPIPKDIVRSAFQRASNPVSMERWEWEKTLSITCALIRKMYMEKKEEWTVPLDKQSTDRSYLFGRLLAVADVLERGALGKEETRATNAVRYMNSYSKNPGRTWKTIQESLQPYQAKLGTKATYLSKLIDEISDQFSVEDFNNTPLTEKYLLGFYSQRRDLYKKKEEETN